Proteins encoded together in one Cytophagia bacterium CHB2 window:
- a CDS encoding RNA-binding protein produces the protein MKLFVGNLSRRVTSDALQQMFETFGQVASAEIIKDKFSGESKGFGFVEMPTKSEADAAVSGLNGREVDGKSLNVNEARPRTNDRRPSGGGGFGNRGGGGGYGGGRRSY, from the coding sequence ATGAAGCTTTTCGTTGGAAATCTCTCCCGCCGCGTCACCTCGGATGCGTTGCAACAAATGTTCGAAACGTTCGGCCAGGTGGCTTCGGCTGAAATTATCAAAGATAAATTCAGCGGTGAATCCAAAGGCTTTGGCTTTGTGGAAATGCCCACCAAAAGCGAGGCGGATGCAGCCGTGAGCGGACTGAACGGCCGCGAAGTCGACGGGAAATCCCTTAACGTCAACGAGGCCCGCCCGCGCACCAATGATCGTCGTCCGAGCGGCGGCGGTGGCTTTGGCAATCGTGGCGGCGGCGGCGGCTATGGCGGCGGACGCCGTTCTTATTAA